Proteins encoded within one genomic window of Tunturibacter gelidoferens:
- a CDS encoding SOS response-associated peptidase: MCGRYYRRSDKQRIAEAFKVGKLPPGFELPPDYNIAPSTYQPIIRPDHETGEREMVMMRWGLVPAKVADPDSFKIFSTTNARAESILEKPIWRGPFQHTRCLVPVDGFYEWLQRPSLPQPPPIEPGEHGLFGDLPVSQKKSPKPKAGSRPVYKFEMPDGAPYALAGLYSEWRPRKGNSHPPLDTFSIITTSANELTDPIHDRMPVILHSRDFDRWLNDYDESRPPIDLLRPFESDKMRMTPANRLVGNVRNNGPEMLNSA; this comes from the coding sequence ATGTGTGGCCGATACTACCGTCGATCAGACAAGCAACGCATCGCCGAGGCTTTCAAAGTCGGCAAGCTTCCGCCAGGCTTCGAGCTCCCGCCCGACTACAACATAGCTCCAAGTACCTATCAGCCCATCATTCGACCTGACCACGAAACAGGGGAACGGGAGATGGTGATGATGCGTTGGGGGCTCGTGCCAGCCAAGGTGGCGGACCCTGACAGCTTCAAGATATTCTCCACCACAAACGCCCGCGCCGAGAGCATCCTGGAAAAGCCGATATGGCGAGGCCCTTTCCAGCACACCCGATGCCTAGTCCCGGTCGATGGGTTTTACGAGTGGCTGCAACGCCCTTCCTTGCCCCAACCTCCCCCAATCGAACCCGGTGAACACGGCCTCTTTGGAGATCTACCAGTGTCACAGAAGAAGTCTCCCAAACCGAAGGCAGGGTCCAGACCCGTCTACAAATTTGAAATGCCGGACGGCGCACCTTACGCCCTTGCTGGTCTCTACTCCGAGTGGCGCCCACGCAAAGGAAACTCCCATCCCCCGCTAGACACCTTCTCCATCATCACAACCTCCGCGAACGAACTGACGGATCCGATCCACGATCGCATGCCCGTTATCCTGCACTCGCGGGACTTCGACCGATGGCTCAACGACTACGATGAGTCTCGGCCGCCTATCGATCTGCTGCGCCCGTTTGAATCAGACAAAATGCGCATGACGCCGGCCAACAGACTCGTTGGGAATGTACGCAACAACGGTCCTGAGATGCTGAATAGTGCTTGA